From one Lycium ferocissimum isolate CSIRO_LF1 chromosome 7, AGI_CSIRO_Lferr_CH_V1, whole genome shotgun sequence genomic stretch:
- the LOC132062193 gene encoding uncharacterized protein LOC132062193: protein MQGCWVLHPEHRPKKEEQKDGGEEDNNGKHKLKRNNQNIHGNLKDRPGEEGQATNQSADQRQKQKDQANKQPTDQRQKQVHKYGKPTNQAWNVVQNKKGANKHNATPQENKDARDANKTKEHTINNDKNEGTKNKFDALVNLEKEHELETSKTMVGSSEAVKETAKPWVEASFGKLQDKNNTNQSLDKKSTHDTSGKTPHNKEKRGSKEIINKENQCNKYAQEKDTDEDESTNIQSTNNKAKTQESSEAVQESFEIQDNDKMQPQDINADNVEMNVENKITDKELIKVQNSDNLSSIQQEEITKNREVQQLNVIPEKPPDGIGITDETYEMEGGTLVGTQTGEQYIEKVQSTNKGENKDRATGSNHQQEGKIKDNEREVADSISTNAPEEQSAEPGKVDDIGDDDEVEKSSESVTLANQDMRNVSPRQTAKAKRQATQNRGKSVPPKAIGGVLTRKAYAKGNSQ, encoded by the coding sequence ATGCAAGGTTGCTGGGTACTACATCCTGAGCACAGACCAAAAAAGGAAGAGCAAAAGGACGGAGGAGAAGAAGACAACAACGGAAAACATAAACTCAAAAGGAATAACCAAAACATACATGGAAATCTTAAAGACAGACCGGGAGAAGAGGGGCAAGCAACCAATCAAAGTGCGGATCAAAGACAGAAACAAAAAGATCAAGCAAATAAACAACCTACAGATCAGAGGCAGAAACAAGTGCACAAATATGGGAAACCAACAAATCAAGCATGGAatgtggttcaaaataaaaaaggggcCAACAAACATAATGCTACACCTCAGGAGAATAAAGATGCAAGAGATGCAAATAAGACGAAAGAACATACAATCAACAATGATAAAAATGAAGgcacaaaaaataagtttgaTGCTTTGGTGAATTTAGAGAAGGAACATGAGCTTGAAACAAGCAAAACAATGGTTGGTTCTTCAGAAGCAGTGAAAGAAACAGCAAAACCATGGGTTGAAGCATCATTTGGAAAGCTGCAAGACAAAAACAACACAAATCAGTCACTGGACAAGAAATCAACACATGATACCAGTGGAAAAACACCACATAACAAGGAGAAAAGGGGAAGCAAGGAGATTATAAACAAGGAAAACCAATGTAATAAGTACGCACAAGAAAAGGACACAGACGAAGATGAGAGCACCAATATTCAGAGTACAAACAACAAAGCCAAAACTCAAGAATCTTCAGAAGCAGTGCAGGAATCATTTGAAATACAGGACAATGATAAAATGCAGCCACAAGATATAAATGCAGATAATGTAGAGATGAATGTTGAGAACAAAATCACTGATAAGGAGCTAATTAAGGTACAAAACAGTGACAACTTATCTTCAATTCAACAAGAGGAGATAACAAAGAATAGGGAAGTGCAGCAACTCAATGTTATTCCTGAGAAACCCCCTGATGGGATAGGCATAACAGATGAGACTTATGAGATGGAAGGTGGCACATTAGTAGGAACTCAAACAGGAGAACAATATATTGAAAAGGTTCAAAGTACTAAcaaaggagaaaacaaagatagGGCAACAGGCAGTAATCATCAACAGGAAGGTAAAATTAAGGATAATGAAAGAGAGGTTGCAGACTCAATATCCACCAATGCACCTGAGGAACAATCAGCAGAACCGGGCAAAGTGGATGACATAGGGGATGATGATGAAGTGGAAAAAAGCAGTGAATCAGTCACACTGGCAAACCAAGATATGCGAAATGTCTCTCCTAGACAAACAGCAAAAGCAAAGAGACAAGCAACACAAAATAGAGGAAAAAGTGTACCACCTAAGGCAATAGGTGGTGTGCTAACAAGGAAAGCTTATGCCAAAGGAAACTCTCAATGA